A genomic window from Methylorubrum extorquens includes:
- the galE gene encoding UDP-glucose 4-epimerase GalE, translated as MAVLVTGGAGYIGSHMVLALVDAGHEEVVVLDDLSTGYDWALPPEVRLVVGDVADQALVTETILRHQIDAVAHFAAKIVVPESVSDPLGYYLANTVKTRALIETAARTNVRHFIFSSTAAVYGEPEIVPVPESLATNPINPYGRSKLMSEWMLADAAAAHGFTYGVLRYFNVAGADPRGRSGQSMPAATHLIKAATQAALGQRTHLEVFGTDYPTRDGSCLRDYIQVSDLAQAHMVVLDHLRGGGDSLTVNCGYGRGYSVLEVVEVVKRISGRDFEVRLSPRRAGDPAQIIAGADRIRNELGWTPKHDDLDAIVAQALAWEDTLAKRNRR; from the coding sequence ATGGCGGTTCTGGTCACGGGCGGCGCCGGCTATATCGGCAGCCACATGGTGCTCGCGCTTGTCGATGCCGGGCATGAGGAGGTGGTGGTCCTCGACGATCTCTCGACCGGTTACGACTGGGCCCTGCCTCCGGAAGTGCGTCTCGTCGTCGGCGATGTCGCCGATCAAGCCCTCGTGACCGAGACGATCCTGCGACACCAGATCGACGCGGTCGCGCATTTCGCGGCCAAGATCGTCGTGCCGGAATCGGTCTCCGACCCGCTGGGCTACTACCTCGCCAACACCGTGAAGACCCGCGCGCTGATCGAGACGGCCGCGCGCACGAACGTGCGGCACTTCATCTTCTCCTCGACGGCGGCCGTCTACGGCGAGCCCGAGATCGTGCCGGTGCCCGAGTCCCTGGCAACGAACCCGATCAACCCCTACGGCCGCTCGAAGCTGATGAGCGAGTGGATGCTGGCGGACGCCGCCGCCGCGCACGGCTTCACCTACGGGGTGCTGCGCTACTTCAACGTGGCCGGGGCCGATCCGCGCGGGCGTTCCGGGCAATCGATGCCGGCCGCCACCCATCTCATCAAGGCCGCGACGCAGGCGGCCCTCGGCCAGCGCACGCATCTGGAGGTGTTCGGCACCGACTATCCCACCCGCGACGGCTCCTGCCTGCGCGACTACATCCAGGTTTCGGATCTGGCCCAGGCCCACATGGTCGTGCTCGACCACCTGCGCGGCGGTGGCGACAGCCTGACCGTCAATTGCGGCTACGGCCGGGGCTACTCGGTTCTGGAGGTCGTGGAGGTGGTCAAGCGCATCTCCGGCCGCGACTTCGAGGTGCGGCTGTCGCCCCGCCGTGCCGGTGACCCCGCCCAGATCATCGCGGGCGCCGACCGCATCCGCAACGAACTCGGCTGGACCCCGAAGCACGACGACCTCGACGCCATCGTCGCCCAGGCGCTCGCCTGGGAGGACACCCTGGCGAAGCGGAACCGGCGGTGA